A genomic region of Arachis hypogaea cultivar Tifrunner chromosome 5, arahy.Tifrunner.gnm2.J5K5, whole genome shotgun sequence contains the following coding sequences:
- the LOC112801670 gene encoding uncharacterized protein, whose translation MALVVRFVDKHGFVKERLIDVVHVKDTTSATLKQEICSALSHHNLNIQNVRGQGYDGASNMRGEWKGLQALIIQECPYAYYVHCFAHQLQLAFVAAAKEVVDVHAFFQSLSNIINVVCSSCKRNDELRSAYATEISHLVATNQIETGRGANQIGTLKRSGDTRWSSHFNSICSLLRMFGATTSVLEDLATNGSTYSQRGDATYALKSLLSFDFVFILHMMKEIMGITDKLCQALQQKSQDILNAMHLVSSTKSLIQQLRDSSWGALLEKVSSFCNDHAIQIPDMGASFSDIIRSRRKKDVVTVEHHYRVDIFTSVIDFQLKELNSRFSEQATELLILSTSLDPKDAFKLFSGVGDKYVQPHSLTLPEC comes from the exons ATGGCACTTGTTGTTAGATTTGTTGATAAGCATGGATTTGTCAAAGAAAGGCTAATAGATGTTGTTCATGTCAAAGATACTACTTCTGCTACTCTAAAACAAGAGATTTGTTCTGCATTATCTCATCACAATCTCAACATTCAAAATGTTCGAGGTCAAGGGTATGACGGAGCTAGTAATATGCGTGGAGAGTGGAAAGGGTTACAAGCTTTAATTATTCAAGAATGTCCTTATGCATATTATGTTCATTGCTTTGCTCATCAATTACAGCTAGCTTTTGTTGCTGCGGCTAAAGAAGTTGTTGATGTTCATGCTTTTTTCCAAAGTTTGAGTAATATTATCAATGTTGTGTGCTCTTCTTGCAAACGCAATGATGAATTACGATCTGCTTATGCAACTGAAATTTCCCATTTAGTTGCAACTAATCAAATTGaaacaggaagaggagcaaaTCAAATTGGCACATTAAAAAGATCAGGAGATACCAGGTGGAGCTCTCACTTCAACTCAATTTGTAGCCTTTTACGTATGTTTGGAGCAACAACTTCAGTTCTGGAAGATTTGGCTACTAATGGATCTACATATTCTCAACGTGGTGATGCTACTTATGCTCTTAAatctttattatcatttgattttgttttcattttgcatATGATGAAAGAAATCATGGGAATCACTGATAAACTTTGTCAAGCATTGCAACAAAAATCTCAAGACATTTTGAATGCTATGCATCTGGTTTCTAGTACAAAGTCATTGATTCAACAGTTAAGAGATAGTAGTTGGGGAGCACTTTTGGAGAAAGTTAGTTCTTTCTGCAATGATCATGCTATTCAGATACCTGATATGGGTGCTTCTTTTAGTGACATAATTCGGTCTCGTCGTAAAAAGGATGTTGTCACTGTTGAACACCACTATCGTGTTGACATTTTTACTAGCGTGATAGATTTTCAATTGAAAGAGCTAAATAGTAGATTTAGTGAGCAAGCAACCGAGCTCCTCATACTGAGTACATCTCTAGATCCTAAAGATGCTTTCAAGTTATTCAGT GGTGTAGGTGATAAATATGTTCAACCACATAGTTTAACTTTGCCTGAGTGTTGA